A single window of Syntrophotalea acetylenica DNA harbors:
- the rplU gene encoding 50S ribosomal protein L21: MYAVIKTGGKQYKVSEGDLLKVEKIEGVVGDTIELNEVLMVGGEEVKIGTPLLPGAKVTARIVQQGKDKKVLVFHSKRRKGYRKTYGHRQPITRLQITGIEA, encoded by the coding sequence GGGGAAAACAGTATAAAGTTTCCGAAGGCGACCTGCTGAAGGTCGAAAAAATCGAAGGCGTGGTGGGTGACACCATCGAGCTGAACGAGGTCCTCATGGTCGGCGGAGAAGAGGTAAAGATCGGAACACCTCTATTGCCTGGAGCGAAAGTCACAGCCCGCATTGTACAGCAGGGCAAAGACAAGAAGGTGCTGGTATTTCACAGCAAGCGGCGCAAAGGCTATCGCAAGACCTACGGACACCGTCAGCCCATTACCCGCCTGCAGATTACAGGTATCGAGGCTTAA
- the rpmA gene encoding 50S ribosomal protein L27 translates to MAHKKAGGSSKNGRDSAGKRLGVKRFGGQQVTAGSILVRQRGTTIHPGANVGCGKDYTLFALIDGVVSFERKGKDKKKVSVYAQ, encoded by the coding sequence ATGGCTCACAAGAAAGCCGGTGGTAGTTCAAAAAACGGTCGTGATAGTGCCGGTAAGCGCCTTGGAGTCAAGCGCTTCGGCGGTCAGCAGGTGACTGCGGGCTCGATTCTGGTACGGCAGCGCGGCACGACCATCCATCCTGGCGCCAATGTCGGTTGCGGCAAGGACTATACCCTGTTCGCCCTGATCGACGGCGTCGTGTCGTTCGAACGCAAAGGCAAGGACAAGAAAAAGGTCAGCGTCTACGCACAGTAA
- the obgE gene encoding GTPase ObgE codes for MKFIDEVKIHVKAGDGGRGCLSFRREKFIPKGGPDGGDGGRGGNVVVRVDEGLGTLLDLRYQVHYKAGRGGHGMGKNCHGKNGEDLEIRVPPGVLVYNDETGELLADLKQNDQELIVVRGGMGGRGNARFATSTNRAPRHVQPGMEGEELWLRLELKLLADVGLLGLPNAGKSTLVSAVSAARPKIADYPFTTLVPNLGVVRCGGFKTFVMADIPGLIEGASEGHGLGTRFLRHVERTDLFLHLVDLSDLQEGDPLERFALINSELARHNPELLRKPQLVVLTKIDISEVRERLDGVRAAFAARNIPTLAISAVTGEGLKELVAAVARELETLRSASEPCIDNGEGREPWQPDLS; via the coding sequence ATGAAATTCATCGATGAAGTAAAAATTCATGTCAAGGCTGGTGACGGCGGTCGCGGCTGCTTGTCCTTCCGGCGTGAGAAATTTATTCCGAAGGGCGGGCCGGACGGTGGCGACGGCGGTCGCGGGGGCAATGTCGTGGTGCGGGTTGACGAAGGTCTCGGCACTCTGCTGGATCTTCGTTACCAGGTGCATTACAAGGCCGGTCGCGGCGGCCACGGCATGGGAAAAAACTGCCACGGCAAAAACGGTGAGGATCTGGAGATCCGCGTGCCGCCCGGGGTTCTGGTTTACAATGACGAAACGGGCGAGCTGCTGGCCGACCTCAAACAAAACGATCAGGAGCTGATTGTGGTTCGCGGCGGCATGGGCGGGCGTGGCAACGCACGGTTCGCTACCTCGACCAACCGGGCGCCACGGCATGTGCAACCGGGCATGGAAGGGGAAGAGTTGTGGTTGCGTCTGGAACTGAAACTGCTGGCGGACGTGGGACTTCTGGGGTTGCCCAATGCCGGCAAATCGACGCTTGTCTCGGCAGTCTCGGCGGCCCGTCCAAAAATCGCCGACTATCCCTTCACCACCCTGGTGCCGAATCTGGGCGTGGTGCGTTGTGGCGGGTTTAAGACCTTCGTCATGGCCGATATTCCCGGGCTGATCGAGGGAGCCAGCGAGGGACACGGCCTTGGCACGCGGTTTTTGCGGCATGTGGAGCGCACCGACCTGTTTTTGCATCTGGTCGATCTCTCCGATCTGCAGGAAGGCGACCCCCTGGAGCGTTTCGCCCTGATCAATAGCGAGCTGGCGCGGCACAACCCGGAGTTGCTGCGCAAACCGCAACTGGTTGTGTTGACCAAGATCGACATTTCCGAAGTGCGGGAACGTCTGGACGGGGTGCGCGCCGCCTTCGCCGCCAGGAACATACCAACGCTGGCCATTTCTGCGGTTACCGGGGAAGGCCTCAAGGAGCTGGTGGCCGCGGTGGCTCGCGAACTGGAAACCTTGCGCTCCGCGTCGGAACCCTGCATCGACAATGGCGAAGGCCGCGAGCCCTGGCAACCTGACCTGTCTTGA
- the proB gene encoding glutamate 5-kinase, with product MRKDLLAQVKRIVVKVGSGVIFGQDGLDYDVIGALSQDICGLLSRGYEVVLVSSGAVATGKGELGIVGRPQTIPLKQAAAAIGQSRLMRAWKDAFRPCGRCVAQILLTRDDLANRRRFLNARNTLMTLLEYGVVPIINENDTVVVEEIRFGDNDNLSALITSLAEADLLVILSDVDGLYDSNPKINPAARHFSVVERITEEIENMAGGAGSVVGTGGMSTKVEAAKRATLYGVGTVIVDGRRPGVLPGLMAGEELGTFFLPVRQHMSARKHWISFSKASRGKLLVDEGARRALTDKGKSLLPSGVFAIEGTFERGDAVRICDAEGKEFAKGIASYSRQELERILGHNSSEIETILGYKYGDEAVHRDNLVVKK from the coding sequence ATGCGCAAGGATCTTCTGGCCCAGGTTAAAAGGATCGTTGTTAAAGTCGGCAGCGGCGTGATCTTCGGCCAGGACGGTCTCGATTACGATGTGATCGGGGCTTTGTCCCAAGATATCTGCGGGTTGCTTTCCCGCGGCTACGAAGTTGTTCTGGTCTCGTCCGGGGCCGTCGCCACCGGCAAGGGAGAACTCGGTATTGTCGGGCGTCCGCAGACCATCCCCCTGAAACAGGCCGCCGCCGCCATAGGCCAGAGCCGCCTGATGCGGGCCTGGAAGGACGCCTTCCGGCCCTGCGGCCGCTGCGTGGCGCAGATTCTGCTTACCCGGGACGATCTTGCCAATCGGCGGCGATTTCTCAATGCCCGCAACACCTTGATGACGCTTCTCGAATACGGCGTGGTACCGATCATCAATGAAAATGATACGGTCGTTGTCGAGGAGATCCGTTTCGGTGATAACGACAACCTCTCCGCCCTGATCACCTCTCTGGCGGAGGCCGACCTGCTGGTGATCCTGTCGGATGTGGACGGTCTTTACGACAGCAATCCCAAAATCAACCCGGCCGCACGGCATTTTTCCGTGGTCGAGCGCATTACCGAAGAGATTGAAAATATGGCCGGCGGGGCCGGATCCGTGGTTGGTACCGGCGGTATGTCCACCAAAGTCGAAGCCGCCAAGCGTGCCACCCTTTATGGCGTCGGCACCGTCATCGTTGACGGGCGGCGGCCCGGCGTGTTGCCCGGATTGATGGCCGGCGAGGAGCTGGGCACCTTTTTTCTGCCGGTACGCCAGCACATGTCCGCCCGCAAGCACTGGATCTCTTTCAGCAAGGCCAGTCGCGGCAAGCTGCTGGTCGACGAGGGCGCGCGGCGGGCCCTCACCGATAAAGGCAAGAGCCTTTTGCCTTCGGGAGTGTTCGCCATTGAAGGAACCTTCGAGCGCGGTGACGCGGTGCGCATCTGCGATGCCGAAGGCAAGGAGTTCGCCAAGGGAATCGCCAGCTACTCACGGCAGGAGCTTGAGCGCATCCTGGGGCATAATTCTTCGGAAATCGAAACAATTCTCGGCTACAAGTACGGTGACGAAGCGGTGCATCGCGACAACCTGGTGGTCAAGAAATGA
- a CDS encoding glutamate-5-semialdehyde dehydrogenase, translated as MTKRCIATTWWSRNDVPPIAPAACLLQEIPMTLQDQIQQLAKDARDASRIMAQVPTTVKNHLLQQMADALVASGAALIEENARDLATGREKGLSEAMIDRLRLDEGRIRGMADGLHEVAELPDPVGEVTGMWRRPNGIQVGRMRIPLGVIGIIYESRPNVTADAAGLCLKSGNAVVLRGGSEAIHSNRAIAAILKKELAAMGLPAGALQLVSTTDRAAVTELLKQEQFIDLIIPRGGEGLIRFVSENSRIPVIKHYKGVCHTFVDADADLDMAEKICINAKVQRPGVCNAMETLLIHRDCAEAFVPRIARVLGALGVELRGCAETCRLAPAATPAQEEDWGAEYLDLILAVRVVDSLDAAISHIQEYSSLHTEVIVTRDYPNSQRFLREINSSVVMINASSRFSDGNQFGLGAEIGISTTKLHSFGPMGLEDLTTRKFIVFGDGQVRE; from the coding sequence GTGACGAAGCGGTGCATCGCGACAACCTGGTGGTCAAGAAATGATGTCCCGCCCATCGCGCCAGCCGCATGCCTTTTACAGGAGATACCGATGACGCTACAGGATCAGATCCAACAACTGGCAAAAGACGCCCGGGACGCATCGCGGATCATGGCCCAGGTTCCGACCACGGTTAAAAATCATCTGTTGCAGCAGATGGCCGACGCCCTGGTGGCGTCCGGTGCCGCCTTGATCGAGGAAAATGCCAGGGATCTTGCCACCGGACGCGAGAAAGGCCTGTCCGAGGCCATGATCGATCGCTTGCGGCTGGACGAAGGACGCATTCGCGGCATGGCTGACGGTCTGCACGAAGTGGCCGAACTGCCCGATCCGGTCGGAGAGGTGACGGGCATGTGGCGGCGCCCCAACGGTATCCAGGTCGGACGCATGCGCATCCCCCTCGGGGTCATCGGCATCATCTACGAATCACGCCCCAACGTAACTGCCGATGCCGCTGGTTTGTGCCTGAAAAGCGGCAACGCGGTGGTGTTGCGCGGAGGGTCAGAGGCGATTCACTCCAACCGGGCCATTGCCGCGATCCTCAAAAAGGAGCTCGCCGCCATGGGACTGCCCGCCGGCGCATTGCAACTGGTCTCTACCACCGACCGCGCGGCGGTGACCGAACTGCTCAAGCAGGAACAGTTCATCGACCTGATCATACCCCGTGGCGGTGAAGGGTTGATCCGCTTTGTCAGTGAAAATTCCCGGATCCCGGTCATCAAACATTATAAAGGGGTCTGTCATACCTTCGTTGATGCCGATGCCGATCTGGACATGGCGGAAAAAATCTGCATCAATGCCAAGGTGCAGCGACCCGGCGTATGCAACGCCATGGAAACCCTGCTCATTCACCGGGATTGTGCCGAAGCTTTCGTGCCGCGCATCGCCCGGGTTCTCGGTGCTCTGGGTGTCGAGCTGCGGGGCTGTGCCGAAACCTGCCGGCTGGCGCCCGCGGCAACCCCGGCGCAGGAGGAGGACTGGGGTGCGGAATATCTCGACCTGATTCTCGCGGTGCGGGTGGTCGACAGCCTGGATGCGGCCATTTCGCATATCCAGGAATACAGCTCCCTGCATACCGAGGTCATTGTTACTCGCGATTATCCGAATTCACAGCGCTTTTTGCGGGAAATCAATTCGAGCGTGGTGATGATCAATGCTTCATCGCGGTTTTCCGATGGCAACCAGTTCGGCCTTGGCGCCGAGATCGGGATTTCCACCACCAAGCTGCACTCCTTCGGACCGATGGGACTGGAAGATCTGACCACCCGGAAGTTTATCGTGTTCGGCGACGGGCAGGTCAGGGAGTAA
- the nadD gene encoding nicotinate-nucleotide adenylyltransferase, whose product MKLGILGGTFNPVHTAHLRIAEEVRERCGLDRILFVPAATPPHKELAGAIPFADRYAMVAAAIADNPDFVATDLENRRAGKSYSVHTLELLHEEYPQDTFYFIIGMDSYRSLGIWKDFPRLFELANLVVAARPGIPCKDPLALLPVVIRDQFCYHESAHMLRHRSGNIVVFFEETYLDISSTQIRRLVSEGRSIRYLLPTAVEHYIYRHGLYHNDERF is encoded by the coding sequence ATGAAGCTCGGTATCCTCGGCGGCACTTTCAACCCTGTCCATACGGCGCATCTGCGCATCGCCGAGGAGGTGCGGGAGCGCTGCGGGCTCGACCGGATTCTGTTTGTCCCGGCAGCGACACCGCCGCACAAGGAATTGGCCGGGGCGATTCCGTTTGCCGACCGATATGCCATGGTGGCCGCGGCCATTGCCGACAATCCGGATTTTGTGGCCACCGATCTGGAAAACCGGCGCGCGGGGAAAAGTTATTCGGTTCACACCCTGGAACTGTTGCACGAAGAATATCCGCAGGATACGTTTTATTTTATCATCGGCATGGATTCCTATCGATCTCTTGGCATCTGGAAGGACTTCCCGCGCCTTTTCGAGCTTGCCAATCTGGTGGTTGCGGCGCGTCCGGGGATCCCCTGCAAGGATCCGCTGGCATTGCTGCCCGTTGTCATCCGGGATCAGTTCTGTTACCATGAAAGCGCTCACATGCTGCGGCATCGCAGCGGCAATATAGTGGTTTTCTTCGAGGAAACCTATCTCGATATTTCTTCGACGCAGATACGGCGACTGGTGTCGGAAGGGCGCTCCATCCGTTATCTGCTGCCGACCGCGGTCGAACATTATATTTACCGACACGGCCTCTATCATAACGACGAAAGGTTCTGA
- the rsfS gene encoding ribosome silencing factor: MQAKHQALLCAAYALDKKAFNVRLLDVGGQSSLTDFLLIVSGGSDRQVQAIAEAVELGMKKEHNVLPLAVEGKQEGRWVLLDYGDVMVHVFQQPVRQYYDLEGLWPDAPEVPVEEIEEA, from the coding sequence TTGCAAGCCAAACATCAGGCGCTGCTGTGCGCCGCATACGCTCTGGACAAGAAAGCTTTTAATGTGCGCCTGCTGGATGTCGGCGGCCAGTCGTCGCTGACTGATTTTCTGCTGATTGTTTCCGGCGGTTCGGACCGTCAGGTACAGGCGATTGCCGAGGCTGTCGAACTGGGCATGAAAAAGGAGCACAATGTGTTGCCGCTGGCCGTCGAAGGCAAGCAGGAGGGCCGCTGGGTGCTGCTCGATTACGGTGATGTCATGGTGCACGTTTTCCAGCAACCGGTTCGCCAGTATTATGATCTCGAGGGCCTGTGGCCCGATGCGCCCGAAGTGCCTGTCGAGGAAATCGAGGAGGCATGA
- a CDS encoding 23S rRNA (pseudouridine(1915)-N(3))-methyltransferase RlmH, with product MKLSLVCVGRLSIGFLREGVADYEARLKRYAPLRVLELKEEKGGKNDPTFIRRQEGRRILEKIPEGAFVIALDERGSSLSSEDLAGMLERHMLQGTPELMLVIGGAYGLCDAVRQRADLVLSLSAMTLTHQMARLLLMEQLYRGFTIVRNEPYHNR from the coding sequence ATGAAGCTCAGCCTGGTCTGTGTCGGCCGCCTTTCGATCGGGTTTTTGCGGGAGGGGGTCGCGGACTATGAAGCGAGGCTGAAGCGTTATGCGCCCTTGCGGGTCCTGGAGCTGAAAGAGGAGAAGGGCGGGAAAAACGATCCGACTTTTATTCGTCGTCAGGAAGGGCGGCGCATTCTGGAAAAAATTCCGGAGGGGGCGTTTGTCATCGCGCTGGACGAGCGCGGAAGCTCCCTGTCGTCCGAGGACCTGGCCGGAATGCTCGAACGCCACATGCTGCAGGGCACCCCCGAGCTGATGCTGGTCATCGGCGGCGCTTATGGTCTTTGCGACGCGGTCAGGCAGCGTGCCGATCTGGTGCTGTCCCTGTCAGCCATGACCCTGACTCATCAGATGGCCCGGCTGTTGCTCATGGAGCAGCTATATCGTGGCTTCACCATTGTCCGAAACGAACCGTATCATAACCGTTGA
- a CDS encoding lipopolysaccharide assembly protein LapA domain-containing protein: MILMAFIFLLLIIFFLLFYILNPQTIAVFYWFGNEVTASLAVVVAASVLSGLLIGYLLYIYGATGHLLRDWRRRRLEKRSRSVMDLYHQGMGRLVSGDLKKARRRLLKAHAQDGGQVDVLLALARVCREEGNLSEALEYLLRARRQSSDSLQVLFVLAETYLAAGQGDEAIAVYRSILAVEPDNLEALRRLRDLHMRAELWNEALDLQKRLQRKLGGTPQDEDLRIQAGLRLETARVSLEAGRADSAVSDLKALVKDQPDFVPARVLLGDAYEVSARPAEAASVWQEGYRRFAEAVFLARLEDLAMANEDPAGLLDFYRTTALNRADDLLLRLFYGKFCLRLEMVEEALEQLAEIEKNGADFPQMHLLLAEAHMRRRRLEESIREYRKVVGFEGALNFGYACSVCKTASVEWNGRCEGCGAWGSCHLAGRELIKNPPAGELRAIHHGEQTV, translated from the coding sequence ATGATTCTGATGGCGTTCATTTTCCTATTGCTGATCATCTTCTTTCTGCTGTTCTATATTCTCAACCCTCAGACCATCGCGGTGTTTTACTGGTTCGGCAACGAAGTTACGGCCTCGCTCGCGGTGGTTGTTGCGGCTTCGGTCCTTTCGGGGCTGCTGATTGGCTACCTGCTCTACATTTACGGCGCTACCGGGCATTTGCTGCGCGACTGGCGCCGCCGGCGGCTGGAGAAGCGCAGCCGCAGCGTCATGGACCTCTATCATCAGGGCATGGGGCGGCTGGTCTCGGGGGATCTTAAAAAGGCTCGACGGCGGCTGCTCAAAGCCCATGCCCAGGATGGGGGACAGGTCGATGTGCTGCTGGCTCTGGCACGGGTATGCCGGGAGGAGGGGAATCTTTCCGAAGCGCTGGAATATCTGCTTCGGGCCCGCCGGCAGTCCTCGGACAGCCTGCAGGTTCTTTTTGTCCTGGCCGAAACCTATCTGGCCGCCGGACAGGGCGACGAGGCGATAGCGGTTTACCGCTCGATTCTGGCGGTAGAGCCGGACAACCTCGAAGCGTTGCGTCGGCTGCGGGATCTGCATATGCGGGCGGAACTCTGGAACGAAGCCCTCGATCTTCAGAAACGACTGCAACGCAAGCTTGGCGGTACGCCCCAGGACGAGGATTTGCGCATTCAGGCTGGACTGCGGCTTGAAACGGCACGGGTGAGCCTGGAAGCCGGCCGGGCCGATTCGGCGGTGTCGGATCTCAAGGCGTTGGTCAAGGATCAGCCGGACTTTGTGCCTGCGCGGGTGCTGCTTGGCGATGCTTACGAAGTCTCCGCCCGCCCGGCGGAAGCTGCTTCGGTCTGGCAGGAGGGATACCGGCGTTTCGCAGAAGCTGTTTTTCTGGCGCGGCTGGAGGATCTGGCCATGGCCAACGAGGATCCCGCCGGGCTGCTTGACTTTTATCGCACTACCGCGCTCAATCGTGCCGACGACCTTCTGCTGCGGCTGTTTTACGGCAAGTTCTGCCTGCGGCTGGAGATGGTCGAGGAGGCACTCGAGCAGTTGGCCGAGATCGAAAAAAACGGGGCGGATTTTCCGCAAATGCACCTGCTGCTGGCGGAAGCGCATATGCGTCGGCGTCGTCTGGAAGAATCGATCCGCGAATACCGGAAAGTTGTCGGTTTCGAGGGCGCTCTGAATTTTGGCTATGCCTGCAGCGTTTGCAAAACCGCTTCGGTGGAGTGGAATGGTCGTTGCGAAGGATGTGGCGCCTGGGGCAGCTGCCATCTGGCGGGCCGTGAGCTGATCAAAAATCCCCCCGCCGGCGAATTGCGCGCCATTCATCATGGGGAGCAAACCGTATGA
- the gpmI gene encoding 2,3-bisphosphoglycerate-independent phosphoglycerate mutase, with translation MRRPVTLVILDGWGINPVCAHNAVCQADTPRLDALLRDWPRAKLGASGLDVGLPDGQMGNSEVGHLNIGAGRIVYQDLTRISLSIETGEFYQNSELLRVMQAVFQSGGKLHLMGLLSDGGVHSHNTHLYALVDMAHRVGIRQICIHAFMDGRDTPPKSGAAYLAQLEEKLAEIGAGQIATVIGRYWAMDRDNRWERVARAYRAMTEGLGSSYCDSAAAINAAYAGGQTDEFVEPCVITRDNPCTVADGDGMIFFNFRADRARQITRAFTETGFHGFDRGRTPRLCDYVCLTEYDATFNLPVAFPPQTCPDLLGEVVSRAGLRQLRIAETEKYAHVTFFFNGGREEPFDGEERVLIPSPKDVPTYDLKPQMSAVAVTDAMLEKVAAGRYDFIVLNFANPDMVGHTGVESAAITAMETVDRCVGRVADAVLAAGGSLVITSDHGNCEQMLDDKGAPHTAHTTNPVPVILIDPQWRDATLRDGILADLAPTLLAMLGLDKPAAMTGRSLLEK, from the coding sequence ATCCGCCGTCCGGTAACCCTTGTCATCCTTGATGGCTGGGGCATCAATCCCGTTTGTGCGCACAACGCCGTGTGCCAGGCCGATACGCCGCGCCTCGATGCCCTGCTGCGTGATTGGCCCCGGGCAAAGCTTGGCGCTTCCGGTCTGGATGTCGGACTGCCTGACGGGCAGATGGGCAATTCGGAGGTCGGGCATCTGAATATCGGTGCCGGCCGCATCGTCTACCAGGATCTGACCCGCATCAGTCTCAGTATCGAAACCGGGGAATTTTACCAGAATTCTGAATTGCTGCGGGTCATGCAGGCGGTGTTTCAGTCCGGTGGCAAGCTGCACCTTATGGGACTGTTGTCGGATGGCGGGGTACATTCGCATAACACTCATCTCTATGCCCTGGTCGATATGGCGCATCGGGTGGGGATCAGGCAGATCTGCATTCATGCCTTTATGGACGGGCGCGACACGCCACCGAAGAGCGGGGCAGCATACCTTGCCCAGCTCGAGGAAAAACTTGCGGAAATTGGCGCCGGACAGATCGCTACCGTGATAGGCCGCTACTGGGCCATGGATCGGGACAATCGCTGGGAGCGGGTGGCGCGGGCCTACCGGGCCATGACCGAAGGCCTTGGCTCCAGCTATTGCGATAGCGCGGCGGCAATCAACGCTGCCTATGCCGGCGGCCAGACCGACGAGTTTGTCGAACCGTGCGTTATAACAAGGGATAACCCCTGCACGGTGGCCGACGGCGACGGCATGATCTTCTTCAATTTCCGCGCGGACCGGGCCCGGCAAATCACCCGGGCTTTCACGGAGACCGGCTTTCATGGTTTTGACCGGGGCAGAACACCGCGGCTTTGCGATTACGTCTGCCTTACCGAGTACGACGCAACCTTCAATCTGCCGGTGGCCTTTCCGCCGCAGACCTGTCCGGACCTGCTCGGAGAAGTGGTCTCCAGGGCCGGACTGCGTCAATTGAGGATCGCTGAAACCGAAAAATACGCGCATGTCACGTTTTTTTTCAACGGCGGACGCGAAGAACCTTTTGACGGCGAGGAAAGGGTCCTGATCCCCTCTCCCAAGGATGTTCCAACCTACGATCTCAAACCGCAGATGAGCGCTGTGGCGGTGACCGACGCCATGCTCGAAAAAGTGGCCGCCGGGCGATACGATTTTATCGTTCTCAATTTTGCCAATCCCGACATGGTCGGGCATACCGGCGTGGAAAGCGCTGCCATCACCGCCATGGAGACCGTCGATCGGTGTGTCGGTCGGGTGGCGGATGCGGTGCTCGCCGCCGGCGGAAGCCTGGTCATTACATCCGACCATGGCAACTGCGAACAGATGCTGGACGACAAGGGCGCACCCCATACCGCCCACACCACCAACCCGGTGCCGGTCATTCTGATCGATCCGCAGTGGCGCGATGCGACGTTGCGCGACGGCATTCTGGCCGATCTGGCTCCTACGCTGCTGGCAATGCTGGGGCTGGATAAACCGGCCGCCATGACGGGTCGCAGCCTGCTGGAAAAATAG
- a CDS encoding ComF family protein yields MLADLCTGLKGLFDLLLPACCPLCGVLLAGGASQGFCPDCLEGFRPLDRSHCPRCALPYPAPSGSNHLCESCLRQDPPFVWTRCLGLYEQTLRAAVHRFKFQNAVHLDRPLARLLAASLEDVPRGFRPDVLVAVPLHRRRLQARTYNHSLLLARELGRLWKIPAPGRLLRRVRPTLPQQGLSAKLRRRNLRGAFALTRPLEGERILLVDDVLTTGATARECAATLLAGGASRVAVAVLARARLHQLL; encoded by the coding sequence ATGCTGGCGGATTTGTGCACCGGATTGAAAGGACTGTTCGATCTGCTGCTGCCGGCCTGCTGTCCGTTGTGCGGCGTCCTGCTTGCCGGCGGCGCAAGCCAGGGGTTCTGCCCGGACTGCCTTGAAGGCTTCCGGCCTCTTGACCGGTCCCACTGTCCGCGCTGTGCCCTGCCTTATCCCGCGCCGTCGGGCAGCAATCATTTGTGTGAAAGCTGTCTACGTCAGGATCCCCCCTTTGTCTGGACACGTTGTCTGGGCCTTTACGAACAGACGCTACGCGCAGCGGTGCACCGCTTCAAATTTCAGAATGCCGTGCATCTGGACCGCCCTCTCGCCAGGTTGCTGGCGGCCAGCCTCGAAGATGTTCCCCGCGGTTTCCGGCCCGATGTGCTGGTTGCGGTTCCTCTGCACCGGCGGCGTCTGCAGGCCCGTACCTACAATCATTCGTTGCTGCTGGCGCGTGAACTGGGACGGCTCTGGAAAATTCCCGCGCCGGGTCGGTTGTTGCGCCGGGTCCGGCCAACCCTGCCGCAGCAGGGGCTGTCGGCGAAGCTGCGGCGGCGCAATCTCAGGGGCGCGTTTGCGCTGACCCGCCCACTCGAAGGCGAACGGATTTTGCTGGTGGACGATGTTCTTACCACCGGGGCCACTGCCAGGGAATGTGCCGCGACGCTGCTTGCCGGCGGTGCGTCCCGGGTCGCGGTGGCGGTGCTGGCGCGCGCCCGTTTGCATCAATTGCTGTGA
- a CDS encoding endonuclease III domain-containing protein: protein MKNSLMFMYHRLVRHFGPLHWWPADSPFEVVIGAFLTQNTAWRNVEQAIAALKQHIPLTPAALCALPKETLEALIRPAGFFRQKAQRLQLFAQVLQERYQGDLDAMLSGPLPRVRQELLAFKGIGPETADSILLYAAQRPSFVVDAYTRRLLQRYGLLRGIENHEEIRALFMDHLPHQAALFNEFHALVVEQCKTFCRKRPLCESCPLQSRCAARL from the coding sequence ATGAAAAATTCATTGATGTTTATGTACCATCGGTTGGTACGGCATTTCGGGCCGTTGCATTGGTGGCCGGCCGACAGCCCGTTTGAGGTCGTAATCGGGGCGTTTTTGACCCAGAACACGGCCTGGCGCAACGTGGAACAGGCGATTGCGGCCCTCAAACAGCACATCCCTCTGACTCCCGCGGCGCTTTGCGCGCTGCCGAAGGAAACGCTGGAAGCCCTGATTCGGCCGGCGGGATTTTTCCGTCAGAAAGCACAGCGCCTGCAGCTTTTCGCCCAGGTGCTGCAGGAGCGTTATCAGGGTGATCTGGATGCCATGCTGTCCGGCCCGCTGCCGCGGGTGCGGCAGGAGCTGCTTGCTTTCAAGGGCATCGGGCCGGAAACCGCGGATTCCATTCTGCTGTACGCGGCGCAGCGCCCGAGCTTTGTTGTGGATGCCTATACCCGGCGCCTGCTGCAGCGTTACGGGCTATTGCGGGGCATTGAAAATCATGAAGAGATCCGCGCTCTTTTCATGGACCACCTCCCGCATCAGGCCGCGTTGTTCAACGAGTTTCATGCCCTGGTTGTCGAACAATGCAAGACCTTCTGCCGCAAGCGGCCGCTGTGCGAATCCTGTCCTCTGCAATCCCGCTGCGCCGCGCGGCTCTGA